Genomic window (Oryzihumus leptocrescens):
CCACCTCGAGCACGGCGGCGACCTGGTCTGGGAGATCGGCAGCGGCTACTTCGGGGCCCGGACCAAGGGCGGCGACTTCGACCCGGACATGTTCCGCGACAAGGCCGCCCACGACCACGTCAAGATGGTCTCGCTCAAGCTGAGCCAGGGGGCCAAGCCCGGCATCGGCGGCGTGCTGCCGGCGGCCAAGGTCAGCAAGGAGATCGCCGAGGCCCGCAACGTGCCCCAGGGCGAGAAGTGCGTGTCACCGGCATACCACCGGGTCTTCTCCACCCCGCGCGAGCTGGTCCACTTCATCGCCCGGATGCGCGAGCTGGCCGGCGGCAAGCCGGCCGGGTTCAAGCTGTGCGTCGGCTCCCGCACCGACGTGCTCGCCATCTGCAAGGCGATGGTCGCCGAGGGGATCACCCCGGACTTCATCATCGTCGACGGGGCCGAGGGCGGCACCGGCGCGGCGCCGCTGGAGTACGAGGACCACGTCGGCAGCCCGCTGACCGAGGGGCTGCTCACCGTGCACAACGCCCTCGTGGGGGCCGGGCTGCGCGACCGGGTCCGGGTCGGCGCGAGCGGCAAGGTCTCCACCGGGGTCGACATCGTCAAGCGGCTCATCCAGGGCGCCGACTACACCAACGCGGCCCGGGCGATGATGATGGCGACCGGCTGCATCCAGGCCCAGCGCTGCCACACCAACACCTGCCCGGTCGGCGTCACCACCCAGGACCCGCGCCGGATGCGGGCCCTCGACGTCGGGGACAAGACCCAGCGGGTGCACCGGTTCCACGAGGCCACGGTCGCGGAGGCAACCCAGGTCATCGCGTCCATGGGGCTGCACGGCCCGCACGAGCTGCGCCCGCACATGCTGCGGCGACGTATCGACCACACCACGACCGTCGGCTACGACCAGCTGTTTGACCACCTGCGTCCCGGGCAACTTCTTGAGCAGCCGCCGCAGTCGTGGCTGGCGGACTGGGAGCGGGCCGACCCCGACCGCTTCCAGCCCTGAGCCGCCCGGCGACCCCGCGGGCTCACCCGCGCCCGACCCGCACGTCCTGCACTCCCGCACGACCGAAGGAGACGACATGACCACCGTTGCCGAGCTGCTGGTCCAGGCCCTCGCCGACCACGGCGTGAAGACCATCTGGGGCGTGGTCGGGGACGCCCTCAACCCCGTCACCGACGCGATCCGCCGCGAGGAGCGGTTGGAGTGGGTCGGGGTGCGCCACGAGGAGGTGGGCGCGTTCGCCGCCGCGGCGCAGGCCCAGCTCACCGGCCGGCTCGGGGTGTGCATGGGCACGGTCGGCCCGGGCTCGGTCCACCTGCTCAACGGCCTGTATGACGCGAAGAAGTCCCACGCGCCGGTCCTGGCGATCTGTGGCCAGGTGCCGCTGGCCGAGCTGGGCAGCGACTTCTTCCAGGAGGTCGACAACGACGCGCTGTTCAGCGACGTGGCCGAGTTCAGCCGCACCGTGACCAGCGTCGAGCAGATCCCCGCGATGGTGGAGCAGGCGGTCAACGCGGCGCTGACCCGACAGGGCGTGGCGGTGCTGACCCTGCCCGGTGACGTCGGTGGGCTGGAGCTGCCCAAGCACACGCCGGTGCCGAGGTTCGTCGACGAGCACCCCGAGACCGTGCCGGCGCCGGAGGCCCTCGACCGGGCGGTCGAGCTGCTCGACGGGGCCGGCGCCGTGACGATGCTCGTCGGCCAGGGGGCCCGCGGTGCACGCGAGGAGGTGCTGGCCCTCGCGGAGAGGCTGGGCGCGCCCATGGTGCTGACACTCAAGGCCAAGGAGGGTCTGGAGCACGAGAACCCTTACGAGGTGGGCCAGTCCGGGCTCATCGGCAACCCGGCCGCCCAGCAGGCCCTCGAGGGCGGTGACGTCCTGCTCATGGTCGGCACCGACTTCCCCTACCGCGAGTTCTACCCGCAGGGGAAGACGGTCATCCAGCTCGAGGTGCGCCCCGAGCACATCGGGCGCCGGATCCCGGTCGACCTCCCGCTCGTCGGGCACGCCGCGCCGACGTTGCGGGCGCTGACCCAGCGGGTGGCCGCGAAGCCGGACCGCAGCCACCTCGACGCCGCCCGCAAGACCTTCACCGAGTGGCAGGAGCGGCAGGCGCGGTTGGCCGACCCGGCATACGACCGCACCCCCAAGGGGCTCCTGCGGCGCAAGCTGGACAACCCCGAGGAGCGCATCCGGCCGGAGGTGCTGGCCGCGGCGATCGACCGGCACGCCGCCGACGACGCCATCTTCACGTCCGACACCGGCATGGCGACGGTGTGGCTGAGCCGGTTCGTGCAGATGCGCGGGTCGCGCCGGCTGCTCGGCTCCTTCAACCTCGGCTCGATGGCCAACGCGATGCCCCAGGCGCTGGGTGCCGCGGCCCTGGACCGGGACCGTCAGGTCGTGGCGTTCTGTGGGGACGGCGGCCTGTCCATGCTCATGGGCGACCTCATCACCGCGGTGTCGCACGGGCTGCCGGTGAAGCTGGTCGTCTTCGACAACGGCCGCCTCGGCATGGTCAAGCTCGAGCAGGAGCAGGGCGGCCTGCCGGAGTTCGGCACCGTCCTGGACAACCCCGACTTCGCCGCGGTCGCCCGGGCCGTGGGGCTGACCGGGGTGCGCGTCACCGAGGCCGACCAGGTCGACGAGGCGGTGCGGGTCGCCCTCGCCACGCCTGGCCCGGTCCTGCTGGACGTGTTGACCAACCCCGACGAGATCGCGGTGCCGCCCAAGCCGAAGCTGAGCCAGGGCTGGGGCTTCGCCGTCGCCAAGCTCAAGGAGACCCTGGTCAGCGCGGGCGACGAGTGAGGCTCAGTCGCCGGAGAGCAGGTTGATCGGCCCCGTGTCGTCGCCCGGGTCGGGGTGCCGGCGCGGGGCCGGGGCGTGCACGGGGATCCCGCGCGAGTAGTCGTCGCTGGCCCGGTGGACCGGGCGGTGCATCGGACGGTGCAGCGGCACGTCGGGGTCGGGCACCTCGACCGTCTCGGTGGTCTCCTCCACGCCCGGGTCCGCGACGCCGAACAGCTCGGCGCAGATCGCCCGGTAGGTGCGGTCCGGGTGGGGCACGTAGCTCACCCGGCGCAGCGCCTGGTCCTGGCCCGCGCTCTCCATGAGGAACTGGCCGTAGCCCATGACCCGCCCCACCAGCGAACGGCTGTAGGACATGTCGGTGACCTTGGCCAGCGGCATCATCGCCACCTTGTTGGTGAACAGCCCGTAGGTCAGCAGCAGCCGCTTGTCGGTGGCGATGAACCAGTCATGGCGCCAGTTCGCCAGCCGCCACAGGGTCCGGCCGAGCACGGCAAACCACGCCCACCAGATGAGGTCGGCGAACAGCCCGGCCCCGCGCGGCAGCTCGGTGTCGAGCCAGGTCACCACCACCAGGGCAGCGAGCACCGAGGCCACCGGCTCGGCCACCTTGGCCCAGTGCTGGTGCATCGCCACCACGATGCGTTCGCCGTCGAGCAGGTAGCGCTCCAGCCCGCGGCCGCCCGGTCGTGCCACGGGCTACTTGTTGCCGAGCAGGGCGTCGAAGAAGTGGCCCAGGTTGACGAAGCCCTGCATGAGCAGCTCCCACACCTGGTGGACGATGTCGGCGGCCTGGGTCGGGGCGGTGATGATCGCGTAGACCGCGAACGCGCCGAGGACCCAGATCAGGACCTTCTTCGCGCGCACCATGGGGGACTCCTTGTTAGGCGGCAGTCGGGTAAAGCGCACCTATCGTGCCAAATCGGACGAATTGGCGCTCAGTGACGCGCCGTCGACTCCCTCCCGGTCTGCCGTGACGTGCGTCGCCCCGAGCGTCTCCCGTCAGTGCCCGGCGGGCGCCGGGACGGCGGCCTGGGCCTCGGTGGGCAGGGGCTGGCCCGGGCACGTCGCCAGGATCCGGGCCATGGCGTCGTGCTCGGCCACGGTCACCCACAGCCCGTAGCGGGCCTTGACGGCCACCTGCCGGGCGACGTAGCTGCAGCGGAACGCCTTGCGCGGCACCATCCACGTGGCCGCGTCGCCGTCGCCCTTGGCGCTGTTGAGGTTGCCCTGGACCGCCATGAGGTTCAGCGGGTCGTTGCCCAGCTGGGCCCGCTTCGTCGCGCTCCACGTCCCGGCGCCGGTCTGCCAGGCGTTGGACAGGGCCACGACGTGGTCGATCTGGACCAGGGTGCTGGTGCCGTTGCCGCGGCGGAAGGCGATGGTCGCCCCGCCGTAGGGGTCGTGCAGCGTCCCGGTGAGCACGATGCAGCCACGGGTGCGGGGCTTGACCGTCTCGCCGGTGAGGTCCCGGCGCAGGATGTCGTTGCGGGTGTCGCAGCCGTTGTGCCCGCCGGGGACGTCGACCGCGTCGCTCCACGCCTGCCCGAACTGCTCGCGGGTGTAGCCGGTCTTGGGTGCGCGGCCTTTGACCTTCAGCGTCCGCAGGGCCGCGACCGCGCTGCCCGAGCCGACCCGTGGGGCGCCGGCGCCCGGCCCCGCCGTGGACGAGGCTGCCGCCGTCGGGGCGCCCGGGTCCGGGAGGGCACGGGCGTCGGGGACGCACCCGGCGAGGCTGAGCGCGATACCGGTGGTGGCGAGCAGGGACGCGGGCAGGCGGAAGCGACGCGAGCGCAACAGGATCGGACCTTCGGGGGGGGGTGAGGGCCGGCTCAGACGACGCCGTAGAGGCGGTCGCCGGCGTCGCCGAGGCCGGGGACGATGTAGCCGTGCTCGTTGAGCCGCTCGTCCATGGCGCCGGTGACGATGGTGACCGGCACCTTGAGGTCCGCGATCTGCTCCTCGAGCCTGGCCGTGCCCTCCGGGGCGGCCAGCAGGGTGATCGCGGTGATGTCGTCGGCGCCGAGGTCCACGAGGTAGCGGATCGCCGCGGCGAGCGTGCCGCCGGTGGCCAGCATCGGGTCCAGGACGTAGCACTGGCGGCCGGAGAGGTCATCGGGGAGGCGGTTGGCGTAGGTCGTCGCCTCGAGCGTCTCCTCGTTGCGGACCATGCCGAGGAAGCCCACCTCGGCGGTCGGGAGCAGGCGGACCATGCCGTCGAGCATGCCCAGCCCGGCGCGCAGGATCGGCACGACCAGCGGCTTGGGGGAGGCCAGCTTGATGCCGCGGGTGGGCGCGACCGGGGTCACGATGTCGACCGGCTCGACGCGCACGTCGCGGGTGGCCTCGTAGGCCAGCAGCGTCACGAGCTCGTCCGCGAGCCGACGGAAGGTCGGGCTGTCGGTGTCCTTGTCGCGCAGGGCCGTGAGCTTGTGGGCGATGAGCGGGTGGTCGGCAACGTGGACGCGCATGGGCGAAACTTACCGTGTGAGTCTCCGAGGCGGTCCAGTGCACGACCCCGCGTATGCCGCGTGGATGGGGGAGGCGCTCGCGGTCGCCACGGGGGCGCTGGCCTCCGGTGACGTGCCCGTGGGTGCCGTCGTCGTCTCGCCCACCGGTGAGGTGATCGGCCGGGGGTGCAACCTGCGCGAGGCCCAGGGCGACCCGACCGCCCACGCCGAGGTGGTCGCCATGCGGGAGGCCGCGGCCAAGCTCGGCACCTGGCGGCTGGAGGACTGCACGCTGGTCGTCACGCTGGAGCCGTGCCCGATGTGTGCGGGGGCGCTGATGCTGGCGCGGGTGGCCCGGCTCGTGCTCGGCGCGTGGGACCCCAAGGCGGGGGCGTGCGGGTCGGTGTGGGACCTGGTCCGCGACCGCAGGGCCACCCACCGCGTCGAGGTCATCGGCGGGGTGCGGGAGGCCGAGTGCTCGCAGCTGCTGCTCGATTTCTTTGCCGGGCACCGTCTCTAGTAGCCTTCCGCGCGGTGGCGTGTCCGAGCGGCCT
Coding sequences:
- a CDS encoding FMN-binding glutamate synthase family protein, with the translated sequence MGRQVRMLRFFLGASVLVIGALVTLAAVLGGPGWWALLAVVALLLVLGIWDVLQRRHSILRNYPVLGHMRFLLEGIRPELQQYFIERNFDGRPYDRDTRSIIYERAKGIHGEQAFGTERDVNAIGYEYLVHSSRPLDTPEHPHRVRIGGPDCTQPYDMSLLNVSAMSFGALSANAILALNAGAAKGGFAHDTGEGGLTKYHLEHGGDLVWEIGSGYFGARTKGGDFDPDMFRDKAAHDHVKMVSLKLSQGAKPGIGGVLPAAKVSKEIAEARNVPQGEKCVSPAYHRVFSTPRELVHFIARMRELAGGKPAGFKLCVGSRTDVLAICKAMVAEGITPDFIIVDGAEGGTGAAPLEYEDHVGSPLTEGLLTVHNALVGAGLRDRVRVGASGKVSTGVDIVKRLIQGADYTNAARAMMMATGCIQAQRCHTNTCPVGVTTQDPRRMRALDVGDKTQRVHRFHEATVAEATQVIASMGLHGPHELRPHMLRRRIDHTTTVGYDQLFDHLRPGQLLEQPPQSWLADWERADPDRFQP
- a CDS encoding thiamine pyrophosphate-dependent enzyme — protein: MTTVAELLVQALADHGVKTIWGVVGDALNPVTDAIRREERLEWVGVRHEEVGAFAAAAQAQLTGRLGVCMGTVGPGSVHLLNGLYDAKKSHAPVLAICGQVPLAELGSDFFQEVDNDALFSDVAEFSRTVTSVEQIPAMVEQAVNAALTRQGVAVLTLPGDVGGLELPKHTPVPRFVDEHPETVPAPEALDRAVELLDGAGAVTMLVGQGARGAREEVLALAERLGAPMVLTLKAKEGLEHENPYEVGQSGLIGNPAAQQALEGGDVLLMVGTDFPYREFYPQGKTVIQLEVRPEHIGRRIPVDLPLVGHAAPTLRALTQRVAAKPDRSHLDAARKTFTEWQERQARLADPAYDRTPKGLLRRKLDNPEERIRPEVLAAAIDRHAADDAIFTSDTGMATVWLSRFVQMRGSRRLLGSFNLGSMANAMPQALGAAALDRDRQVVAFCGDGGLSMLMGDLITAVSHGLPVKLVVFDNGRLGMVKLEQEQGGLPEFGTVLDNPDFAAVARAVGLTGVRVTEADQVDEAVRVALATPGPVLLDVLTNPDEIAVPPKPKLSQGWGFAVAKLKETLVSAGDE
- a CDS encoding PH domain-containing protein, whose amino-acid sequence is MARPGGRGLERYLLDGERIVVAMHQHWAKVAEPVASVLAALVVVTWLDTELPRGAGLFADLIWWAWFAVLGRTLWRLANWRHDWFIATDKRLLLTYGLFTNKVAMMPLAKVTDMSYSRSLVGRVMGYGQFLMESAGQDQALRRVSYVPHPDRTYRAICAELFGVADPGVEETTETVEVPDPDVPLHRPMHRPVHRASDDYSRGIPVHAPAPRRHPDPGDDTGPINLLSGD
- a CDS encoding HNH endonuclease family protein codes for the protein MRSRRFRLPASLLATTGIALSLAGCVPDARALPDPGAPTAAASSTAGPGAGAPRVGSGSAVAALRTLKVKGRAPKTGYTREQFGQAWSDAVDVPGGHNGCDTRNDILRRDLTGETVKPRTRGCIVLTGTLHDPYGGATIAFRRGNGTSTLVQIDHVVALSNAWQTGAGTWSATKRAQLGNDPLNLMAVQGNLNSAKGDGDAATWMVPRKAFRCSYVARQVAVKARYGLWVTVAEHDAMARILATCPGQPLPTEAQAAVPAPAGH
- the upp gene encoding uracil phosphoribosyltransferase is translated as MRVHVADHPLIAHKLTALRDKDTDSPTFRRLADELVTLLAYEATRDVRVEPVDIVTPVAPTRGIKLASPKPLVVPILRAGLGMLDGMVRLLPTAEVGFLGMVRNEETLEATTYANRLPDDLSGRQCYVLDPMLATGGTLAAAIRYLVDLGADDITAITLLAAPEGTARLEEQIADLKVPVTIVTGAMDERLNEHGYIVPGLGDAGDRLYGVV
- a CDS encoding nucleoside deaminase, giving the protein MGEALAVATGALASGDVPVGAVVVSPTGEVIGRGCNLREAQGDPTAHAEVVAMREAAAKLGTWRLEDCTLVVTLEPCPMCAGALMLARVARLVLGAWDPKAGACGSVWDLVRDRRATHRVEVIGGVREAECSQLLLDFFAGHRL